The Macaca thibetana thibetana isolate TM-01 chromosome 19, ASM2454274v1, whole genome shotgun sequence genome has a segment encoding these proteins:
- the TMEM221 gene encoding transmembrane protein 221, producing the protein MSRSYGGRVLAAMTLLGIAAAVLTALGAQLLFQLQAGRAELRGLRADGLGQELGAGPGLPEDAAGALLPLAAALAALVLVLGFTCLLLAALCGHLGAELARGPGPRRSDWFLYDCRLLRHVALGLFCCGISVYLAALSIYALLLFEIETGAAAASILGSGALVLVAVLTHTLLRAARATRRGLHELSPPSFEDDLTRPAEVSKASPRAQPQQGIHRRTPYSTCPEPGDPFVSMATATAPAALGGGWESSLPATRMHRTLSGLGHWDGVTHEMRRMLGHRPGSTGKDSTLV; encoded by the exons ATGTCTCGCTCTTACGGCGGCCGGGTGCTGGCCGCAATGACCCTGTTGGGCATCGCGGCGGCCGTGCTGACGGCGCTGGGCGCGCAGCTGCTGTTCCAGCTGCAGGCGGGCCGCGCCGAGCTGCGGGGACTGCGCGCGGACGGGCTGGGCCAGGAGCTGGGCGCCGGCCCCGGGCTGCCCGAAGACGCGGCCGGGGCGCTACTGCCGCTGGCCGCCGCGCTGGCCGCGCTCGTGCTGGTGCTGGGGTTCACCTGCCTGCTGCTCGCTGCGCTCTGTGGCCACCTGGGCGCCGAGCTGGCGCGGGGGCCTGGCCCCAGGAG GTCGGACTGGTTTCTCTATGACTGCCGCCTCCTCAGACACGTGGCCCTTGGCCTTTTCTGCTGTGGGATCTCTGTCTACTTAGCAG CACTGTCCATCTATGCCTTGCTACTTTTCGAGATCGAGACAGGTGCAGCAGCCGCTTCCATCCTCGGCTCGGGCGCCCTGGTTCTGGTGGCTGTGCTGACCCACACTCTCCTCCGGGCTGCTCGGGCCACCCGCCGTGGGCTCCATGAGTTGTCCCCGCCATCCTTTGAAGATGACCTCACCCGCCCTGCTGAAGTCTCCAAGGCCAGCCCCAGAGCTCAGCCTCAGCAGGGTATCCATCGTCGGACCCCCTATTCAACCTGTCCAGAGCCTGGGGACCCCTTTGTGTCCATGGCCACTGCCACAGCACCTGCAGCCCTGGGGGGAGGCTGGGAGAGCAGCCTGCCTGCAACCCGAATGCACCGGACACTGTCCGGCCTGGGGCACTGGGACGGGGTTACCCATGAGATGCGTCGAATGCTAGGCCATAGACCAGGGAGCACGGGGAAGGACTCTACACTGGTGTGA
- the MVB12A gene encoding multivesicular body subunit 12A — MDPVPGTDSAPLAGLAWSSASAPPPRGFSAISCTVEGAPASFGKSFAQKSGYFLCLSSLGSLENPQENVVADIQIVVDKSPLPLGFSPVCDPMDSKASVSKKKRMCVKLLPLGAADTAVFDVRLSGKTKTVPGYLRIGDMGGFAIWCKKAKAPRPVPKPRSLSRDMQGLSLDAASQPSKGGLLERTPSRLGSRASTLRRNDSIYEASSLYGISAMDGVPFTLHPRFEGKSCSPLAFSAFGDLTIKSLADIEEEYNYGFVVEKTAAARLPPSVS; from the exons ATGGATCCTGTACCCGGGACAGACTCGGCGCCGCTGGCTGGCCTGGCTTGGTCGTCGGCCTCTGCACCCCCGCCGCGGGGGTTCAGCGCG ATCTCCTGCACCGTCGAGGGGGCACCCGCCAGCTTTGGCAAGAGCTTCGCGCAGAAATCTGGCTACTTCCTGTGCCTTAGTTCTCTGGGCAGCCTAGAG AACCCCCAGGAGAACGTGGTGGCCGATATCCAGATCGTGGTGGACAAGAGCCCCCTGCCGCTGGGCTTCTCCCCGGTCTGCGACCCCATGGATTCCA AGGCCTCTGTGTCCAAGAAGAAACGCATGTGTGTGAAGCTGTTGcccctgggagctgcagacacAGCTGTGTTTGATGTCCGGCTGAGTGGAAAGACCAAGACAGTGCCTGGATACCTTCGAATAGG GGACATGGGCGGCTTTGCCATCTGGTGCAAGAAGGCCAAGGCCCCGAGGCCAGTGCCCAAGCCCCGAAGTCTCAGCCGGGACATGCAGGGCCTGTCTCTGGATGCAGCCAGCCAGCCGAG TAAGGGCGGCCTCCTGGAGCGGACACCGTCAAGGCTGGGCTCTCGGGCATCCACTCTGCGGAGGAATGACTCCATCTACGAGGCCTCTAGCCTCTATGGCATCTCAG CCATGGATGGGGTTCCCTTCACACTCCACCCACGATTTGAGGGCAAGAGCTGCAGCCCCCTG GCCTTCTCTGCTTTTGGGGACCTGACCATCAAGTCTCTGGCGGACATTGAGGAGGAG taTAACTACGGCTTCGTGGTGGAGAAGACTGCGGCTGCCCGCCTGCCCCCCAGCGTCTCGTAG